The Microcoleus sp. FACHB-831 genome has a window encoding:
- the glyA gene encoding serine hydroxymethyltransferase codes for MSKNNLDFLAQTDPAVAEFIGEELQRQRDHLELIASENFTSAAVMAAQGSVLTNKYAEGLPGKRYYGGCEFIDKVEQLAIDRAKQLFGAASANVQPHSGAQANFAVFLSLLEPGDTIMGMDLSHGGHLTHGSPVNVSGKWFKVCHYGVSKETEQLDYDQILELAKQNRPKLLICGYSAYPRTIHFDKFRAIADEVGAYLLADIAHIAGLVATGHHPNPIPYCDVVTTTTHKTLRGPRGGLILTRDAELGKKLDKAVFPGTQGGPLEHVIAAKAVAFGEALTPAFKTYSGQVIDNANALATQLHKRGLKIVSGGTDNHLMLVDLRSIGMTGKLADHLVSGVNITANKNTVPFDPESPFVTSGLRLGSPAMTTRGMGTTEFTEIGDIIAERLLNPESETVAADCRRRVAALCDRFPLYPHLQIPVPALT; via the coding sequence GTGAGTAAAAATAATTTAGACTTTCTCGCCCAGACCGATCCAGCCGTTGCGGAGTTTATTGGGGAAGAACTCCAGCGCCAACGCGACCACCTGGAGCTGATTGCTAGTGAAAACTTTACAAGTGCGGCAGTTATGGCTGCACAAGGCTCGGTTCTTACCAATAAGTATGCCGAGGGGTTACCAGGGAAACGCTATTACGGCGGCTGTGAGTTCATCGATAAAGTTGAACAACTGGCAATTGACCGCGCCAAGCAGCTATTTGGTGCGGCGAGTGCCAACGTGCAGCCTCATTCCGGCGCTCAGGCGAATTTTGCCGTATTCCTGTCGCTGTTGGAACCGGGCGACACGATCATGGGTATGGATTTGTCGCACGGGGGACACTTAACGCACGGTTCGCCTGTAAATGTGTCGGGTAAGTGGTTCAAGGTTTGCCATTACGGGGTCAGTAAGGAAACCGAGCAGCTAGATTATGACCAAATTCTGGAACTGGCGAAGCAGAATCGTCCCAAGTTGCTGATTTGCGGATATTCAGCTTATCCCCGCACGATTCATTTTGACAAATTTAGAGCGATCGCCGATGAAGTTGGCGCTTATTTGTTAGCAGACATCGCCCACATTGCTGGTTTAGTGGCTACAGGTCATCACCCCAATCCCATCCCTTACTGCGATGTTGTCACTACAACGACACACAAAACCCTACGCGGGCCTAGAGGTGGATTAATTCTAACCCGGGATGCTGAGTTGGGTAAGAAGCTAGATAAAGCTGTATTCCCCGGTACTCAAGGCGGGCCGTTGGAGCATGTAATTGCAGCCAAGGCGGTTGCTTTTGGCGAAGCGCTGACACCAGCTTTTAAAACATATTCTGGTCAAGTAATTGACAATGCCAATGCATTAGCAACTCAGTTGCACAAACGTGGCTTAAAAATTGTCTCTGGCGGCACCGACAATCATTTAATGTTGGTTGATTTGCGTTCCATTGGCATGACCGGAAAACTGGCGGATCATTTGGTTAGCGGCGTAAATATTACTGCTAATAAAAATACAGTTCCTTTCGATCCAGAATCGCCGTTTGTTACCAGTGGGTTGCGTTTGGGTTCGCCAGCGATGACAACGCGAGGAATGGGTACAACTGAGTTTACAGAGATTGGCGATATTATTGCCGAGAGACTGTTAAATCCGGAGTCAGAAACAGTGGCGGCGGATTGTCGGCGTCGGGTAGCTGCTTTATGCGATCGCTTCCCCCTATATCCTCACCTTCAAATTCCCGTACCAGCGCTGACATAA